The following proteins come from a genomic window of Nicotiana tomentosiformis chromosome 12, ASM39032v3, whole genome shotgun sequence:
- the LOC104116300 gene encoding probable GTP diphosphokinase CRSH, chloroplastic translates to MELHLNDYTLHFIKKSTHLHLPKFPHCLRRRSPSKIATVRVSASGEALVATPEQPGGKMVVELVGAFNELTERMDNKVLSTSSSRLLFKALKLCIPILQSLPLAPDDREPLSRALSVAVILADLQMDAEVISTGLLREVLEAGAISIYEVRDRIGTSTAHLLHESLRVKHMSLKVELLDDDSATALRKFCLTYYDVRALVLDLAIKLDMMRHLDYLPRYRQQMISLEVMKLHAPLAHAIGTNLLSLELEDLSFRYLFPYSYLYLDAWLRSHESGNKPLIDICKEQLLQSLKSDPLLMQMVSKISVEGRYKSRYSTMKKLLKDGRKLDEVNDILGLRVVLTPLSAGVNEMEIGEKACYRAREVVLSLWKEIPSRSKDYILRPKANGYKSLHMAVDTSERDRTRPLMEIQIRTSEMDILAAGGTASHSLYKGGVTDPEEARHLKAIMMAAAEFAALRLKDLPSGNPKGLETDKRGRVFRLLDKNGDGKLSIDELMEVMEELGAPGDDAREMMQLLDSNSDGFLSSDEFDLFQDQVEFIRNLEDRDDQYNTLLNKKLQMANETGLIQVYSKEQGDTL, encoded by the exons ATGGAACTCCACTTAAACGACTACACCCTCCATTTTATTAAAAAATCCACACACTTACACTTACCAAAATTCCCACACTGCCTTCGCCGGCGGAGTCCGAGCAAGATCGCCACCGTGCGAGTTTCGGCGTCAGGTGAAGCACTGGTGGCGACGCCGGAACAGCCCGGCGGAAAAATGGTGGTGGAATTAGTGGGTGCTTTTAATGAGCTAACTGAAAGAATGGATAATAAAGTTCTTTCAACTAGCTCTTCTAGATTGCTGTTCAAAGCTCTAAAGCTTTGTATTCCGATTCTTCAGTCGTTGCCTCTTGCACCTGACGACCGTGAACCGCTCTCTAGAGCTTTGTCTGTAGCTGTTATTTTAGCTGATCTACAG atggatgctgaagttatatCAACTGGGCTACTAAGAGAAGTTCTAGAGGCAGGTGCTATATCAATATATGAGGTGAGGGATCGGATTGGTACAAGTACTGCTCATTTATTGCATGAAAGCTTGCGTGTGAAACATATGTCCTTAAAGGTAGAATTATTGGATGATGATAGTGCAACCGCATTAAGGAAATTTTGTCTGACCTACTATGATGTTAGGGCATTAGTATTAGACCTCGCTATCAAGCTTGATATGATGAGACACCTCGATTATCTTCCTAGGTACCGGCAGCAGATGATATCACTTGAGGTTATGAAACTACATGCTCCGCTAGCACATGCCATCGGAACTAATTTGTTATCTCTTGAATTGGAGGATCTGTCTTTTCGATACTTGTTTCCTTACTCATATCTTTATCTTGATGCATGGTTGAGAAGTCACGAGAGTGGAAATAAGCCTCTGATAGATATATGCAAGGAACAGCTGCTTCAGTCCCTAAAATCCGATCCACTATTAATGCAAATGGTGAGCAAGATATCTGTTGAGGGTCGTTATAAAAGTCGTTACAGCACCATGAAGAAGCTCTTGAAAGATGGTCGCAAGCTTGACGAGGTGAATGACATCTTAGGCTTAAGAGTTGTATTGACTCCTCTCTCTGCTGGAGTAAATGAAATGGAAATTGGAGAAAAGGCTTGCTACAGGGCGCGAGAAGTAGTCCTATCTTTGTGGAAAGAGATACCAAGTAGGTCAAAAGACTATATCTTAAGGCCTAAGGCTAATGGATATAAGAGTTTGCACATGGCTGTTGATACCAGTGAACGTGACCGGACCAGACCGCTAATGGAAATTCAAATACGAACATCAGAGATGGACATACTGGCCGCTGGAGGGACAGCATCCCATTCTTTGTACAAGGGTGGTGTTACCGATCCTGAAGAG GCGAGGCATCTGAAGGCAATCATGATGGCTGCAGCGGAGTTTGCAGCATTGCGTCTTAAAGATCTTCCTTCGGGAAATCCCAAAGGTCTGGAAACTGACAAGAGAGGTAGGGTGTTCCGTCTTCTAGACAAGAATGGAGATGGTAAACTCAGCATTGACGAACTTATGGAAGTGATGGAGGAGCTCGGAGCACCAGGAGATGATGCACGGGAGATGATGCAACTTCTCGATTCAAACAGTGATGGTTTTCTGAGCTCGGATGAGTTTGATTTGTTTCAGGACCAG GTTGAATTCATCCGGAATTTAGAAGATAGAGATGATCAATACAACACCCTGTTAAATAAAAAGCTGCAAATGGCAAATGAAACTGGTTTGATTCAAGTGTACAGTAAAGAGCAAGGTGATACTTTGTAA
- the LOC104116299 gene encoding CBL-interacting serine/threonine-protein kinase 1-like — MVLIQQEEEIRSERGKKGMRVGKYELGKTLGEGNFGKVKYAKHKDSGQSFAIKILEKNRIQDLRITDQIKREIKTLKVLKHPNVVRLYEVLASKTKIYMVLEYVNGGELFDRIASEGKLAETQGRKLFQQLIDGVSYCHDIGVFHRDLKLENVLIDAEKNIKITDFGLSALPQHLRDDGLLHTTCGSPNYVAPEILSNRGYDGATSDTWSCGVILYVILTGFLPFDDRNLAVLYQKIFKGDAPVPKWLSQGAKNLIKRILDPNPHTRITMAEIKEDEWFKQDYTPANPDEYEDFEDDHASSDDEVLTVHEAPLDTERDPESPSVINNAFQLIGMSSCFDLSGFFENEDASERKIRFTSNLSPKELLERIEHLAVQMGFQVQKKPGKLKVLLEHKGQKTQASLSIVAEVFEISTSLYVVELQKSSGDSTVYRELCNRLSNELGVQQSQELLPTKL, encoded by the exons ATGGTATTGATACAGcaagaagaagaaataagaagTGAAAGAGGAAAGAAGGGAATGCGAGTTGGGAAATACGAACTTGGAAAAACTTTAGGAGAAGGTAATTTTGGCAAAGTTAAGTACGCAAAACACAAAGATTCTGGCCAATCTTTTGCTATCAAAATTTTGGAGAAAAATCGAATTCAAGATCTTAGAATCACCGATCAG ATAAAGAGGGAGATTAAAACCTTAAAAGTCCTCAAGCATCCAAATGTGGTCAGATTATACGAG GTCTTAGCAAGCAAAACCAAGATTTACATGGTGCTGGAATATGTAAATGGTGGTGAATTATTTGACAGAATT GCTTCTGAAGGAAAACTAGCAGAAACACAAGGCAGAAAACTCTTTCAACAATTAATTGATGGTGTTAGTTATTGCCATGACATAGGTGTCTTCCATAGAGACCTCAAG CTAGAGAATGTCCTCATTGATGCAGAAAAAAACATAAAGATTACAGATTTTGGACTAAGTGCATTACCTCAACACTTAAGG GATGACGGCTTGTTGCATACAACATGTGGTAGCCCCAACTACGTTGCTCCTGAAATTCTTTCTAACAGAGGATACGATGGCGCGACATCAGATACATGGTCATGTGGAGTCATCTTATATGTCATTCTCACTGGTTTTTTACCCTTTGATGATAGAAATCTTGCAGTTCTTTATCAAAAG ATTTTTAAGGGGGATGCACCAGTACCAAAATGGTTATCTCAAGGAGCAAAGAATCTTATAAAGAGGATTCTTGATCCAAATCCGCATACTCGCATAACAATGGCAGAGATTAAAGAGGATGAGTGGTTCAAACAAGACTATACTCCTGCTAATCCTGATGAATATGAAGATTTTGAAGATGATCATGCATCCTCAGATGATGAAGTGTTGACAGTACATGAAGCA CCACTTGATACAGAAAGAGATCCAGAATCACCTTCTGTTATCAATAATGCCTTTCAGCTAATTGGGATGTCCTCATGTTTTGATCTTTCTGGATTTTTTGAAAATGAG GATGCCTCTGAGAGGAAGATCAGATTCACATCTAATCTCTCTCCAAAAGAATTGCTAGAGAGGATTGAGCATTTAGCAGTGCAAATGGGATTTCAAGTCCAGAAAAAACCTGGAAAG TTGAAAGTATTGCTAGAACACAAAGGTCAAAAAACTCAAGCCAGTCTTTCAATAGTAGCAGAG GTTTTTGAGATTAGCACATCCTTGTATGTTGTAGAGTTACAAAAATCTTCAGGGGATTCTACGGTATATAGAGAG TTATGCAATAGGTTATCAAATGAATTGGGTGTCCAGCAAAGTCAAGAGCTCTTGCCCACCAAATTATGA
- the LOC104116301 gene encoding pyruvate dehydrogenase (acetyl-transferring) kinase, mitochondrial-like encodes MAAKKLCDRISKELAEEVQKWGCMKQTGVSLRHMMDFGSTASPRNLLISAQFLHKELPIRIARRAIELENLPYGLSSKPAVLKVRDWYLDSFRDIRSYPEIKNKNDELAFTQMVKLIKVRHNNVVPMMALGVQQLKKDWPKVDYEDLREIHQFLDRFYMSRIGIRMLIGQHVALHDPNPPPNCVGYIHTKMSPLEVARTASEDARGICLREYGSAPDVNIYGDPDFTFPYVPTHLHMMVFELVKNSVRAVQERFMDSDKVAPPIRIIVADGLEDVTIKVSDEGGGIPRSGLPKIFTYLYSTARNPLDEHFTTTDVATSSTLAGYGYGIPVSRLYARYFGGDLQIISMEGYGTDAYLHLSRLGDSQEPLS; translated from the exons ATGGCGGCGAAGAAACTGTGTGATAGAATTTCTAAAGAATTAGCAGAGGAAGTGCAAAAATGGGGTTGCATGAAACAGACTGGTGTAAGCTTAAGGCATATGATGGATTTTGGGTCTACAGCTTCTCCTCGTAATTTGTTGATTTCTGCTCAGTTTCTTCATAAGGAGTTGCCTATTCGAATTGCTCGTAGAGCTATTGAGCTTGAAAATCTTCCTTATGGGTTATCTTCAAAACCTGCTGTTTTAAAG gtCCGAGATTGGTATTTGGATTCTTTCCGTGACATTAGATCCTATCCAGAAATAAAGAATAAAAACGACGAGTTGGCATTTACACAAATGGTTAAGTTGATTAAGGTAAGGCACAATAATGTCGTTCCTATGATGGCTTTGGGAGTCCAACAACTCAAGAAAGATTGGCCTAAAGTTGATTATGAGGATTTGAGAGAAATACACCAATTTCTTGATCGCTTTTACATGTCCAGAATTGGGATCCGCATGCTTATCG GGCAGCATGTGGCGTTACATGATCCTAATCCACCTCCTAATTGTGTCGGCTATATACATACAAAAATGTCTCCCCTGGAGGTCGCACGCACTGCCAGTGAGGATGCCCGGGGAATTTGCTTACGCGAATATGGAAGCGCACCTGATGTTAACATTTATGGGGATCCTGATTTTACTTTCCC TTATGTGCCAACACATCTCCATATGATGGTCTTTGAGTTGGTAAAGAACTCCGTCCGTGCTGTACAAGAGCGATTTATGGACTCAGACAAAGTTGCTCCTCCTATTCGTATAATAGTCGCTGATGGTTTAGAGGATGTCACTATTAAG GTTTCTGATGAAGGGGGTGGAATACCAAGAAGTGGACTTCCCAAAATTTTTACTTATCTCTACAGTACTGCTAGGAATCCGCTGGACGAGCACTTCACAACAACTGACGTGGCTACTTCAAGCACGTTAGCTGGTTATGGGTATGGAATTCCAGTAAGTCGTTTATATGCTCGCTACTTTGGAGGGGATTTGCAGATTATCTCCATGGAAGGCTATG GTACAGATGCTTACCTTCATTTATCTCGGTTGGGAGATTCACAGGAGCCATTGTCTTGA